In a single window of the Nilaparvata lugens isolate BPH chromosome 1, ASM1435652v1, whole genome shotgun sequence genome:
- the LOC120352517 gene encoding uncharacterized protein LOC120352517 encodes MKQKETWLIIFRLYDLHWSISISRKAVEFMNSCKWNKPSLIPLADDVLKLNTYLKEEGKNAFERLTRSDATESDYRNLGGITLTHLIVFNRKRVGEVERITKKTYLEKLHNEDNQKEIESSLSECEKLLVKTMSLVYIRGKKGRKVPLLMTPTMLKYIYTLLLRRDCFGVPSNNNYVFGNPICDSFLRGADTLRAMATKCGASKPENLTSTRLRKHIATFSRILNLSEKDMEQITQHMGHSESVHRQFYRLPDSTLELAKMTKLLLTFEKGNLTPGQKLDDMVPDIDSANESSDEETLDTSTNDLDETDDPEVQGFEIPETSVENEIQKPHITRKSRKVTGKSAKKNSSDIDDDYEDQEEDEEDEDDYKKVAKRKPSNRNTC; translated from the exons ATGAAGCAAAAAGAAACATGGCTGATAATTTTCAGACTCTATGACCTCCATTGGAGTATTTCAATAAGTAGAAAAGCAGTGGAGTTCATGAACTCATGCAAGTGGAATAAGCCATCACTTATACCACTTGCTGATGATGTGTTGAAACTGAATACTTACCTaaaagaagaagggaaaaaCGCCTTTGAGAGGCTCACTAGATCAGATGCAACGGAGTCTGATTACAGAAATCTGGGTGGGATAACGTTGACTCATTTGATTGTTTTTAATAGAAAGAGAGTGGGAGAAGTGGAGAGAATCACAAAAAAGACTTATCTCGAGAAACTCCACAATGaagataatcaaaaagaaattgAATCATCTCTCTCAGAGTGTGAGAAGTTGCTCGTCAAGACCATGAGCCTTGTATACATAAGAGGAAAGAAGGGACGAAAAGTTCCACTTCTAATGACACCGACAATGCTCAAATACATTTACACTCTACTTCTTAGAAGAGATTGTTTTGGAGTACCAAGTAACAATAATTATGTGTTTGGTAATCCAATATGTGACTCTTTTTTAAGAGGTGCTGATACATTGAGAGCTATGGCCACTAAATGTGGGGCTTCAAAACCAGAGAATCTGACCTCGACAAGGTTGAGAAAACATATCGCCACTTTTTCTCGAATCTTGAATCTATCTGAAAAGGATATGGAACAAATTACTCAACATATGGGGCATAGCGAGAGTGTTCATAGACAGTTTTATCGGCTTCCTGACTCCACATTGGAGCTTGCCAAAATGACTAAGTTGCTCCTCACATTTGAAAAGGGGAATTTGACACCAGGACAAAAACTGGATGATATGGTTCCTGATATTGACTCAGCCAATGAATCAAGTGATGAAGAAACACTTGATACGTCAACAAATGACTTGGATGAGACAGACGATCCAGAGGTACAGGGTTTTGAGATACCAGAGACTTCAGTTGAAAATGAGATTCAGAAGCCACATATAACACGAAAAAGTAGAAAGGTAACTGGAAAATCAGCAAAGAAGAACTCTTCAGAcattgatgatgattatgaggatcaggaagaagatgaagaggacgAAGATGATTACAAAAAAGTAGCTAAAAGAAAACCATCAAATAGAAATACCTGTT GA